GACTATGTACTGCTATAGACCCAAGTTTAGCTCCCAGCCTAGACACTGAgtggctcaaaactgtctgtaaagCTAGCtttggggcggggagggggggacggcggctggaaagatagctcagcagttaagagcactggctgcccttccagaggtcctgagtttaattcccagcaaccacatggtgactcacaaccatctgcgatgggatctgataccctcctctggtgtggctgaagacagctacagtgtactcatatatttaaaaaaaaaaaaaaaagctagcttcAGGGGATTCAAcagtcttctggcctccacagacaccgtAAATAATATCAAGAAAGtagttttatatttctatttaatcAAGTCTCTTGGGCCCTTTTTCTggataaatattttcaagtaataAAGTGACTACAAATGAGATAAAAGCCACTAAAGTACTTACAATCCTTAAGGCTTTGAACCAGCTGGGATAATGTGGTAAGAGGAAAAGTTCATTGTGTAACGCTATTCCTAAACCTATTACTAATGTGACGGTGGCTACATTGAGTCTTTCAGAAAATAGGATGGCTGCCCATGAAAACAGAACAGGACTCATACTACTAGCTAAATTAATGTAGTCTGGTTTGGCTGGACTACTTTCTGGCAGAGCAAAGCCCCATCTGACCCCTCCCAAGAAAGCTAGGAAACCGGCTCCATAAGCCATCTGAGTAAAAGCTAGGACAGGAATATAAGACTTTGTCATTACCATGAGGAGTGGGGGAGCAGTAAAGGGGATTAACCCCACCAGAGTTATATATAAGGCTGGCTTTGGACTATCGAGTAGGTAAGTGATGGTGCTTCGTTTCTTTGGGGGAAGAATTGCCTCCTTCTTTTTAAAGTTGCGTGATGACATATGATAGCATTGTATCTTCCTCATACACACTTGAAATGATGGGGAAAGCCAAGTTCTTGGAGGCAAAGAGGGAAAGTTCTGCAGTAGACATGTCTTGAGAGAAAGTATGTCTATTCTGCTGGCTCCGAGTCTCACTGTAAAAGGGTTCCTCAGCATCtataaaagaaacagaaccaggagacaaagtttaaaaataagaacacatgGTACAGAgaaatacatgtaggcaaaacaccacatatataaagtaataaattgggggttggggggatggcTTAGTGATTAGGAGCTCTGGCTGTttctccagaggactcaggtttgattcccaccacatgtggtagcttacaaccaattgtaattccagtttcaaggAGATCTTACaccttctagcctccacacacatcacatacaggtggaacacagacatacatgtaggcaaaacacccataaacatttttttttaaaaaaagccctttaaaaaatattactttggccaggtgtggtggcacatgcctttaatcccagcactcgggaggcagaggcagaggcagaggcagaggcagaggcagaggcagaggcagaggcagaggcagaggcagacggatttctgagtttgaggctgatctacagagtgagttccgggacagccaggactatacagagaaaccctgcctcaaacacacacacacacacacacacacacacacacacacacacacactttgaaattAAAAGGAGCACTATTTACCAGTCCTGGTAAGCCCAGAGAAGCATACTGGGAATGAACTCCTGCTGGCCTCTACTCCTTTTGTCTTCAGTTAGAATGCTTTTCCTTCAGCTACCTACATGACCATTCTTCTTTTCTAACCTACTATTTATGTTATATAATCCTGTCTTATTTTCTGGTAGGGTTTATTCTTATTTCCATGTGTGTGGGTACCCTCAGTGGAAGCTTCAAGTCCTCTAATGATGAAGtaacagtggttgtgagccacccaacatggatgctggggtcAAACTAAAGCCCCAGTATGTGCTTTCCACaaagctgagctatctctcctggTCCTCTCTATTTTTGATATTCCCTATTCTCTTTCCCTGATGTATATAGTTCTCCATAGCAGTTATTATTTGACACAGtaaatgttttacttatttataatttgcccattgttttccttcctcacttgaatacatatatttatatctgcTGTAGCCAGTTATTGACAAATAGTGCTCAACTAACCTTTGAAGATGCTCCAGAAATTTTCTGGATGAAGTGAAGCATTCTGGTTTCTGCTCAGAGTTTTGTCCAAGGAAAATGCAATTCCGATTCATATATTTTTACAGTTGGGGGGGATGGCTGAATTTGAAGCAACGCCCTATACATAAAACAAGGTATCActtaattttctacattttatacatttataagaAGTcattgctaggcagtggtggcgcatgccttttaatcccagcacttgggaggcagaggcaggtggatctctgagttcaaggccagcctggtctacagagtgagttccaggacagccagggctatacagagaaaccctgtctcgaaaaacaaaaacaacaacaacaaaacaaaaacaaaaaagtcaagaaaatctCTTCGatgaaacataatttattttgatttatttatgtatttatttgccaAAGTGTCACATATTAAGGAAATAAGTTttgtactgtttttgttttctgaagagtAATTTTAGTTTTGGCTGTTTGGTTTAACAAAATGAGCAATGTGAAACTGAACATTTGGATTTAGCAAACATCTCTACCACTTCGTTAGGCATCAGTGCCTCATCTTTAAAACCGACAGTTATACCTTTTATTCCCACTAATTATCTATTCTCTTTAGTTATTGTGTACTCGGGGCTGTGGGATTTTTACACTAAAAATGAGAGCAGCCACAAATATCGCTTTGTTGTGAATCAAGcaatgtaattaaatattttccatatattaaTTCTCCACCTATTGGAACTCAGTAACCAGTGTAGCACGTGTTTTCTCATTTTGGAGGATTATTTATAATCAGGCTGAAGCCCTGAGACAGAAGCTGATGTggagattaaaaactaaaagccCATGGCCAACTCGCTCATTCCACGAAAAAAATGcccaaatgttttcattttgccaACGCAACTACCAGAAACTGGGAGCTCCAAGCTGACATTTTAGCGATACGAGCGGAATTAAGACACAAAAGGTCCTTAAGACGCTTGGGGTAACTATACATCTCCTATATACCAATACCAATCCTTAGTgactccaccaccacctccttccCAAAGTGTACCCTTGACAACCCTGAAACATACTTGCCACCATCACACGGCGCAAAAGTTGAACAACAAATTCAACCAGAAACACCGAAACACTACTTCCGG
Above is a window of Mus pahari chromosome 6, PAHARI_EIJ_v1.1, whole genome shotgun sequence DNA encoding:
- the Tmem69 gene encoding transmembrane protein 69 gives rise to the protein MLHFIQKISGASSKMLRNPFTVRLGASRIDILSLKTCLLQNFPSLPPRTWLSPSFQVCMRKIQCYHMSSRNFKKKEAILPPKKRSTITYLLDSPKPALYITLVGLIPFTAPPLLMVMTKSYIPVLAFTQMAYGAGFLAFLGGVRWGFALPESSPAKPDYINLASSMSPVLFSWAAILFSERLNVATVTLVIGLGIALHNELFLLPHYPSWFKALRIVSTLVAFISFVVTLLLENIYPEKGPKRLD